The region GACCGTGACCGGCATGTTCAACTCGGTGGCGAGGGGCTGCGCCGTCTCCTGCGTTCTGATCATCGACGAGGCATAGACGCCGTCGTAGCCGTTGCCTTTGAGCACATCGGCAATGTCGACCGCCTGCTGCTGACCTTTCGGGGTCAAATGTGGGCCGGGCACCGACGTGTTGATCACGCCCGCTTCATTGGCCTCCGATTCCCCGTGCCGGACGAACGTCAGCGTCATCGCTTCCGCGGCCCATGCGGGCAGCGCGGTCGCGAGCATCAGCACGATCGTGGCGACGACGGTCGTGGTGATGGAAGACAGGCGGCGCATCGATCACTCCCTCTGCATGCCGGTGAGCGCGCTCACCGTACAAGACGCTCAAGGCCGGAAGTAGACAGTTCGACAAATCTGCCAATCGCAATCGGAGCGCCCCGGTCGGCTCATCATGGACAGACGGCACAGCAACGGTATGTGCTCTAACGGGCGCAATCTTGTTGCTAGTGGCCGGTTGTGGCGGCCAACGCTGGGGTATCACGGCTCGCAGATCACCAGCGGAATCACCCGGTCAGCCGCCTCCCGATAGCCGCGATACGGCGGGTACATCTTGATCAGCCTCGGCCAATAGTGTTGTCGCTCTGCGTCGGTGGCGTCGCGGGCGACGAGATAGAGGTGCTCATCGCGGATCTGCACATGCACTTTGGGATTTGACTCGAGGTTGCGGTACCACCCCGGATGCTCGTCGCGGCCTCCGAACGACGCAGGCAGCACCACACGGTCGCCGTCGCGCAGATACAGCGTCGGGGTGGTGCGCGCAGCACCTGTCTTACGGCCTGTCGTCGTGATCAGCGCGGCGGGGAACCACAGCAGTTTGGCGCCCAGCCGACCGTTGGTGCGTCGATAGACCCAGATATGGGTGCGTGCGAAGTACTTCATCGCCAGCACCAGAGGTCGCGAGTTGCGGATCGTGCCTGCCATACCCCGCGGGTTTGCCGCAACGGGGAATCGGCAAACTATTTCTTGAGTCGACGGCTGCCGCCGTGCCAATCCTCTTCTTTGCCAACCGATTCCGTATCGACACCGAAGCTCGCCAATTGAGGACGCTCCCGCAGGCTGCGCTTTATCTCCGCGAACCCGGGGAAACCGGCCAATCCGATGACATGGTCCCAGAGCCGAGCGGCATCCTCTGGTGACGGCAATCTGCTGATCACCGGCCCGAAGAACGCCGTCCCGTCCGGCGGCTGGA is a window of Mycobacterium sp. 3519A DNA encoding:
- a CDS encoding nitroreductase family deazaflavin-dependent oxidoreductase; translated protein: MAGTIRNSRPLVLAMKYFARTHIWVYRRTNGRLGAKLLWFPAALITTTGRKTGAARTTPTLYLRDGDRVVLPASFGGRDEHPGWYRNLESNPKVHVQIRDEHLYLVARDATDAERQHYWPRLIKMYPPYRGYREAADRVIPLVICEP